A portion of the Adhaeribacter radiodurans genome contains these proteins:
- a CDS encoding DUF2652 domain-containing protein, which produces MALLDKRSTAQAPEAYIDDDDTQPALIFIPDISGFTKFVNEAGIAQSRTLIADLLEIIIEANILDMKLSEIQGDAVLFYRPGPPPSIQEVINQCKQIFLDFQNYLRIVERDRGSSLSASLSGSNLTLKVVVHYGQLSVTLIRNHIKLMGKDVIIAHRLLKNNVESDEYVLLSEGFLKTQTEEAIRQSFSSWTQLRTGSTHYEHLGEIRYQYAYLTPLRLLVTNHRSLDGSKRYPNTFASSVTIKAPARYILRIISNFRLKPSWMKGMTNVYYDTTKANRMGMAYKCNLNRGQIDIQTVQSFIGEDHIEYVEKIYNFRVFPNALLFFYLTVVDAEHTYLSIKFHYSRVVKNRFFYFYMRRRMRLFLGKSLLNLKSLCEKMYQQNPR; this is translated from the coding sequence ATGGCTTTGTTAGATAAAAGAAGTACTGCTCAAGCGCCGGAAGCTTACATTGATGATGACGATACCCAGCCTGCCCTGATTTTTATTCCGGATATTAGCGGTTTTACCAAGTTTGTGAATGAAGCCGGCATTGCGCAGAGCCGCACGCTTATCGCTGATTTACTCGAAATTATTATCGAGGCTAATATTCTGGATATGAAACTTAGCGAAATTCAGGGAGATGCGGTTCTATTTTACCGACCGGGGCCACCTCCTTCTATTCAGGAAGTAATAAACCAGTGCAAGCAAATTTTTCTCGACTTCCAGAATTACCTCAGAATTGTAGAGCGCGACCGGGGCTCTTCGCTCAGTGCGTCTTTATCAGGCAGTAATCTCACGTTAAAAGTAGTGGTGCATTATGGGCAGTTGAGTGTTACCTTAATCCGCAACCATATAAAACTGATGGGGAAAGATGTAATTATTGCGCACCGGTTGTTAAAAAACAATGTGGAGAGCGATGAATACGTACTGCTGTCAGAGGGATTTTTAAAAACGCAAACCGAAGAAGCCATTCGGCAGAGCTTTAGTAGCTGGACCCAGTTACGAACTGGTTCCACCCATTACGAGCACCTCGGCGAAATCCGGTACCAATACGCTTATCTTACTCCCCTACGTTTATTGGTTACCAATCACCGCAGCCTGGATGGTAGTAAAAGATACCCCAACACATTTGCCAGTAGTGTTACCATTAAGGCTCCGGCCCGTTACATACTGCGGATTATTAGTAATTTCCGGTTGAAACCTTCCTGGATGAAAGGTATGACCAACGTGTATTACGATACAACTAAGGCTAACCGCATGGGCATGGCGTATAAATGCAACCTGAACCGCGGCCAGATTGACATTCAAACGGTACAAAGTTTTATCGGCGAAGACCACATTGAATACGTAGAAAAGATTTACAATTTTCGGGTATTCCCCAACGCACTTTTGTTTTTTTACCTGACCGTAGTTGATGCAGAGCATACCTATCTTTCTATCAAATTCCATTACAGCCGGGTAGTAAAAAACCGTTTCTTTTACTTTTACATGCGTCGCCGGATGAGGCTTTTCCTGGGTAAATCGCTGTTAAACTTAA